In the genome of Rhizobium rhizogenes, one region contains:
- a CDS encoding metal-binding protein ZinT, whose amino-acid sequence MQKTLIRVTGAVALGSMLLVAAAATAAGGDKSAAHSHDHGHDHSHQMTEAEKKIYNGYFEDAQVKPRTLSDWDGDWQSVYPYLLNGSLDSVMAEKAAHGDKTAAEYRAYYDIGYKTDVNRIVIKGDSVAFYKEGRPVEGTYASDGQEILTYTKGNRGVRYIFKKTAGDEAAPQFIQFSDHSIAPVKAGHYHLYWGNDRKALLDEVTNWPTYYPFLMDGADIVKEMAAH is encoded by the coding sequence ATGCAGAAGACACTCATCCGCGTCACCGGCGCGGTCGCACTTGGTTCCATGCTGCTGGTGGCAGCCGCTGCCACGGCCGCCGGCGGCGACAAATCCGCCGCCCACAGCCATGACCACGGGCACGATCACAGCCACCAGATGACCGAGGCGGAAAAGAAGATTTACAATGGCTATTTCGAGGATGCCCAGGTGAAGCCGCGCACGCTTTCCGACTGGGACGGCGACTGGCAGTCTGTCTATCCCTACCTGCTGAACGGTTCGCTTGATTCCGTCATGGCCGAAAAAGCCGCCCATGGCGACAAGACGGCCGCAGAATATCGCGCCTATTACGACATCGGTTACAAGACGGATGTGAACCGCATCGTCATCAAGGGCGACAGCGTGGCTTTCTACAAGGAAGGCAGGCCAGTCGAAGGCACATATGCCAGCGACGGCCAGGAAATCCTGACCTACACGAAGGGCAATCGCGGCGTGAGATACATCTTCAAGAAGACCGCCGGCGACGAGGCCGCTCCGCAGTTCATCCAGTTCAGCGACCACTCCATCGCCCCGGTAAAGGCCGGCCATTACCACCTCTACTGGGGGAATGACCGCAAGGCCCTGCTGGACGAAGTCACCAATTGGCCGACCTATTATCCCTTCCTGATGGATGGCGCTGATATCGTCAAGGAAATGGCTGCGCATTGA
- a CDS encoding mechanosensitive ion channel family protein, protein MEQQATDIIVASQAAVRQASALAVQYSFSIVGALLLLIVGWLAATFLQRWAFQGLSRIRGFDATLAGFFAGAIRYVVLILVLVMVLGQFGVQTASILAALGAAGLAIGLALQGTLQNIAAGIMLLVLRPFRVGEYIETSTVSGTVIEIGLFATELKTSDGLYRLAPNSTLWNVPITNYSRFPSRRHELSLTVTNDDNLTAAQDMLMRVVRSESRILLDPAPVTFVDSVSADGATLILRYWVRSDSYFATTRDVTKAMKLAFDEHKAELSAQPA, encoded by the coding sequence ATGGAACAACAGGCAACGGATATCATCGTCGCATCGCAGGCGGCCGTGCGGCAGGCGAGCGCGCTGGCGGTGCAATATTCCTTTTCGATCGTCGGCGCGCTTCTGCTGCTGATCGTCGGCTGGCTGGCCGCCACCTTCCTACAGCGCTGGGCCTTTCAGGGCCTGTCGCGCATTCGCGGCTTCGATGCGACGCTTGCCGGTTTCTTTGCGGGCGCGATCCGCTACGTCGTGCTTATTCTGGTGCTGGTCATGGTGCTTGGCCAGTTCGGGGTACAGACGGCCTCCATTCTCGCGGCGCTGGGTGCCGCCGGTCTCGCCATCGGTCTGGCACTTCAGGGCACGCTGCAGAACATTGCCGCCGGCATCATGCTTCTGGTGCTGCGCCCCTTCCGGGTCGGTGAATATATCGAAACCAGCACGGTCAGCGGCACGGTCATTGAAATCGGCCTGTTTGCCACCGAGCTCAAGACCAGCGACGGGCTTTACCGCCTTGCGCCCAACTCCACCCTGTGGAACGTGCCGATTACCAATTACAGCCGCTTTCCTTCCCGCCGTCACGAGCTGAGCCTGACCGTCACCAACGACGATAACCTGACCGCCGCCCAGGATATGCTGATGCGCGTGGTGCGCTCAGAAAGCCGGATATTGCTGGACCCTGCCCCTGTTACCTTTGTCGATTCGGTCAGTGCCGACGGCGCAACCCTCATCTTGCGTTACTGGGTACGCAGCGACAGTTATTTCGCAACGACCCGCGACGTGACGAAGGCCATGAAACTCGCCTTCGATGAACACAAGGCGGAATTGAGCGCACAGCCGGCCTGA
- a CDS encoding tyrosine phosphatase family protein, translating to MTAIVVSPLSRIAEMAVKHKAREMVTLIAREQSFHRPAVIAADRHLTLAMNDIAFKGTGDLIAPDDAHVLKLIDFAREWDQSAPLLIHCWMGISRSPAAAVIAALSLYPDQDEMALALRLRAVSPYVTPNARIIAIGDRLLARDGRLVKAIKAIGRGADTDGNVPFVLPLAG from the coding sequence ATGACGGCCATCGTGGTATCGCCGCTGTCGCGGATCGCGGAAATGGCCGTGAAGCACAAGGCCCGCGAAATGGTGACACTGATCGCCAGGGAGCAGAGCTTTCACCGCCCGGCGGTGATTGCCGCCGACCGGCATCTGACGCTTGCCATGAACGACATCGCCTTCAAGGGCACCGGCGATCTTATCGCCCCTGATGATGCGCATGTGCTGAAGCTCATCGATTTTGCCCGGGAATGGGATCAGTCCGCGCCGCTGCTCATCCATTGCTGGATGGGGATTTCGCGCTCGCCGGCCGCCGCCGTCATTGCCGCACTCAGTCTTTATCCGGATCAGGACGAAATGGCGCTTGCGCTTCGCCTGCGCGCCGTCTCGCCCTATGTCACCCCCAATGCCCGCATCATTGCCATTGGCGACCGGCTGCTGGCGCGTGACGGTCGGCTGGTTAAGGCAATCAAGGCGATCGGCAGGGGAGCAGATACCGACGGCAACGTGCCTTTCGTGTTGCCGCTTGCCGGCTGA
- a CDS encoding YfbR-like 5'-deoxynucleotidase has protein sequence MAPAKSPRAWQRMLSGRRLDLLDPSPLDVEIADIAHGLARVARWNGQTRGDHAFSVAQHSLIVETIFCRMCTDATPGDMLMALLHDAPEYVIGDMISPFKSVVGGGYKTVEKRLEAAVHLRFGLPPHASRELKDRIKKADTVAAFFEATELAGFSIAEAQKFFGLPRGITRDMFTITPLPSTEAQKLFIERFEAIEALRATGTGSTT, from the coding sequence GTGGCTCCCGCAAAAAGTCCGCGCGCCTGGCAGCGCATGCTCTCCGGGCGGCGGCTCGATCTGCTCGATCCTTCGCCGCTCGACGTGGAAATCGCCGATATCGCCCATGGTCTTGCCCGCGTTGCCCGCTGGAACGGCCAGACGCGCGGCGATCATGCCTTTTCCGTCGCCCAGCACAGCCTCATCGTGGAGACGATTTTCTGCCGCATGTGCACGGATGCGACGCCCGGCGACATGCTGATGGCGCTGCTGCATGATGCGCCGGAATATGTCATCGGCGACATGATCTCGCCGTTCAAATCCGTGGTCGGCGGCGGTTACAAGACCGTGGAAAAACGGCTGGAGGCCGCCGTGCATCTGCGCTTCGGCCTGCCGCCACATGCATCGCGCGAATTGAAGGACCGCATCAAGAAAGCCGATACGGTCGCCGCCTTTTTCGAGGCGACCGAGCTTGCCGGTTTTTCCATCGCCGAGGCGCAGAAATTCTTCGGCCTGCCACGCGGCATCACCCGCGACATGTTCACCATCACGCCCCTGCCCTCGACGGAAGCACAGAAACTGTTCATCGAACGTTTCGAAGCAATCGAGGCGCTGCGCGCAACCGGGACCGGGAGCACGACATGA
- a CDS encoding folate-binding protein YgfZ translates to MPSAFLADRRLIRVSGTGAEEFLNNLITADVENLAESEARAAALLTPQGKILFDFLIARDGTDYLIETGAAEQDALLRRLTMYKLRAPVDLKSEATEGVSVFWNENAPETGIRDGRFARAGVDLFRLPGASASGEAAAYEALRVEHGIAESGRDYALQDAFPHEVLMDVNDGVSFKKGCFVGQEVVSRMKHRGTARRRVVTVSAAGPLPVSGTEITADGKPVGALGTVCGSTALAIVRIDRIADALASGTPLLAEDVTITVALPVWSGLSFPAADPAARAED, encoded by the coding sequence ATGCCTTCCGCCTTTCTTGCCGACCGCCGCCTGATCAGAGTTTCCGGCACAGGCGCCGAGGAATTTCTGAATAATCTCATCACCGCCGATGTTGAAAATTTGGCTGAAAGCGAAGCCCGCGCTGCGGCGCTGCTGACGCCACAGGGCAAGATCCTGTTCGATTTCCTGATTGCGCGCGATGGAACGGATTACCTGATAGAGACGGGTGCTGCCGAGCAGGATGCGCTGCTGCGCCGCCTGACCATGTACAAGCTGCGCGCGCCGGTCGATCTGAAATCAGAAGCGACCGAAGGTGTCAGCGTTTTCTGGAACGAGAATGCGCCGGAAACAGGCATCCGGGATGGGCGTTTCGCCAGGGCCGGCGTTGATCTGTTCCGCCTGCCGGGCGCTTCGGCCTCCGGCGAGGCTGCTGCCTATGAGGCGCTGCGCGTCGAACATGGCATTGCCGAATCCGGCCGGGATTATGCGCTGCAGGATGCATTTCCCCATGAGGTGCTGATGGATGTGAATGACGGCGTTTCCTTCAAGAAGGGCTGCTTCGTCGGCCAGGAAGTCGTCTCACGCATGAAACATCGCGGCACCGCAAGGCGGCGCGTCGTTACCGTTTCGGCGGCAGGTCCGCTTCCGGTCAGCGGCACGGAGATCACCGCCGATGGAAAACCGGTCGGCGCGCTCGGGACCGTTTGCGGCAGCACAGCGCTCGCCATCGTGCGGATCGATCGCATTGCCGATGCGCTTGCCTCCGGCACCCCGCTTCTTGCGGAAGATGTCACCATAACCGTGGCCCTGCCGGTCTGGAGTGGCCTTTCCTTCCCGGCCGCCGATCCAGCAGCGCGGGCGGAGGACTAG
- a CDS encoding TIGR02301 family protein: MIRPTIFLSLFLTMLPAGLEGIAHAQPSKAASKEARPAEATPPKPAPYDDKLARLSEILGAVQYLRTLCPSSGPEDWRRSMSDLLAADTANEPERRQRMTAAFNRGYRSFAAIHTSCTRAAIMAEENYRNEGATLAQEIASRFGN; this comes from the coding sequence TTGATACGGCCAACCATTTTCCTGTCTCTTTTCCTGACCATGCTACCTGCGGGCCTGGAAGGTATCGCCCATGCGCAACCTTCAAAGGCGGCTTCCAAGGAGGCACGCCCTGCGGAAGCGACGCCGCCCAAGCCCGCGCCCTATGACGACAAGCTGGCACGGCTTTCGGAAATACTGGGCGCGGTGCAATATCTGAGGACGCTGTGCCCTTCTTCCGGTCCGGAGGACTGGCGCAGATCGATGAGCGACCTTCTTGCTGCAGACACGGCCAATGAACCCGAACGGCGCCAGCGCATGACGGCTGCATTCAACCGTGGATACCGCTCCTTTGCGGCCATCCACACCAGTTGCACGCGCGCCGCCATCATGGCAGAAGAGAACTACCGTAACGAGGGAGCAACACTCGCTCAGGAAATCGCGTCCAGGTTCGGAAATTAG
- a CDS encoding NUDIX hydrolase: MTLRIKPRPASSAIVRNGDRLLLVRRINPPSKDMFAFPGGRGEEGETPAETALRELHEETGIVARKPQLFAIYDLPSHSTEGVLTSHYFLSVFTVETDADPAVTAADDAADAGWYTLAEIRRLPAPESVIECAERLLA; encoded by the coding sequence ATGACCCTTCGCATCAAGCCCCGCCCCGCCTCCTCCGCCATCGTCAGGAATGGCGACCGGCTGCTTCTCGTGCGCCGCATCAATCCGCCGTCAAAGGACATGTTCGCTTTTCCGGGCGGGCGCGGCGAAGAAGGGGAAACGCCGGCGGAGACGGCGCTTCGCGAACTTCACGAGGAAACCGGCATCGTGGCGCGCAAACCGCAACTCTTCGCCATCTACGATCTGCCTTCGCACAGCACCGAAGGCGTTCTGACCAGCCATTATTTCCTGTCGGTCTTTACCGTGGAGACGGATGCCGATCCGGCGGTGACGGCGGCCGACGATGCGGCGGATGCGGGCTGGTACACATTGGCGGAAATCCGCCGGCTGCCGGCCCCTGAAAGCGTCATCGAGTGCGCCGAGCGCCTGCTTGCATGA
- a CDS encoding YnfA family protein, translating to MKVYLIYVLAAVAEIAGCFSFWAWLKLGKPVWILLPGMLSLAAFAWLLALVPTETAGRAYAAYGGIYIAASLLWLWGVEGQLPDKWDVAGGVVCLAGTAIILFGPRA from the coding sequence ATGAAGGTCTATCTTATCTATGTATTGGCTGCGGTCGCGGAAATCGCCGGTTGCTTCTCCTTCTGGGCCTGGCTGAAACTCGGCAAGCCGGTCTGGATATTATTGCCGGGCATGCTGTCGCTTGCCGCCTTCGCCTGGTTATTGGCACTGGTGCCGACCGAAACGGCGGGCAGAGCCTATGCCGCCTATGGCGGGATTTACATCGCCGCATCGCTTCTCTGGCTCTGGGGCGTTGAAGGGCAGCTGCCGGATAAATGGGATGTCGCCGGCGGCGTCGTCTGCCTGGCCGGCACGGCCATCATCCTGTTCGGCCCACGCGCCTGA
- a CDS encoding SOS response-associated peptidase produces MCGRFVLKATPEEIADYLDLIGLDDFPARFNIAPTQPILVVLEGERQERGSNLPNRRAVLVRWGFLPGWVKDPKDFPLLINARSETAIGKASFRAAMRHRRMLIPATGFYEWRRPPKEEGGKPQPYFIRPKNGGIVAFAGLMETWSSADGSEVDTGAILTTAANAAISRIHDRMPVVIAPEDFSRWLDCKTQEPREVADLMRPAQDDFFEMIPVSDKVNKVANVGPDLIEPVPESAPLAKIKPPKDEGQMSLF; encoded by the coding sequence ATGTGCGGACGTTTTGTCCTGAAGGCGACGCCGGAAGAAATTGCCGATTATCTCGATCTGATCGGGCTTGATGACTTTCCCGCCCGCTTCAACATCGCGCCGACACAACCGATTCTCGTGGTGCTGGAAGGCGAGCGGCAGGAGCGCGGCAGTAACCTGCCTAACCGCCGGGCCGTGCTGGTCCGCTGGGGTTTCCTGCCGGGCTGGGTGAAGGACCCCAAGGATTTTCCCCTGCTCATCAATGCGCGTTCGGAAACCGCCATCGGCAAGGCTTCCTTCCGCGCCGCCATGCGCCATCGCCGCATGCTCATTCCCGCCACCGGCTTTTACGAATGGCGGCGACCACCCAAGGAGGAGGGCGGCAAACCGCAGCCCTATTTCATCCGCCCGAAAAACGGCGGCATCGTCGCCTTTGCCGGTCTCATGGAAACATGGTCTTCCGCTGACGGATCTGAAGTCGATACCGGCGCAATCCTGACGACGGCCGCCAATGCCGCAATCAGCCGCATTCACGACCGCATGCCTGTCGTCATCGCGCCCGAGGATTTCAGCCGCTGGCTGGACTGCAAGACGCAGGAACCGCGCGAGGTGGCCGATCTGATGCGGCCGGCTCAGGACGATTTCTTCGAGATGATCCCGGTGTCGGACAAGGTCAACAAGGTCGCCAATGTCGGCCCTGATCTTATCGAGCCGGTGCCGGAAAGCGCGCCGCTGGCAAAGATCAAGCCGCCGAAGGACGAGGGGCAGATGTCGCTGTTCTGA
- a CDS encoding PleD family two-component system response regulator translates to MQDKILLIEDSVALSMLLKSRLSEETEAEVIHCDSMAAADALLSAHHFTLALTGLNLPDAPKGEILGLLSERKVPAIVFTATVDEEARKRYAEKKIIDYIVKDGHRTVDAVVKTVDRILTNRRFSVLVVDDARTARSGLVEILERQNFRVSEAHSGNRALEILSQDPSIQLVITDYHMPDMDGYELTRRICDSRSSEDLRVIGISSSTDRLLSASFLKAGASDFVYRPFVPEELQCRIDNNIETLKQLKRLRELAERDHLTGLPNRRSFFERTRALMDIINDNDENGAVAILDIDHFKKINDTLGHDAGDRALKKLAELLHDMCHEQRHIPARLGGEEFAVFLRGLDAHAAYQFCEELRGAVESNGRQLSGSSLALTISLGVVEIEKGEPFDNQLNAADQLLYLAKANGRNRVYSDVMIQEGLQKIGLNG, encoded by the coding sequence ATGCAGGATAAGATCCTTCTGATTGAAGATTCCGTTGCTCTTTCCATGCTGCTGAAGTCGCGGCTCTCGGAAGAGACCGAAGCTGAGGTCATTCATTGCGACAGCATGGCTGCCGCCGATGCCCTTCTGAGCGCCCATCATTTCACGCTGGCGCTGACGGGGCTCAACCTGCCCGACGCGCCGAAGGGCGAGATTTTGGGCCTGCTTTCCGAGCGCAAGGTGCCGGCGATCGTGTTTACCGCAACGGTGGATGAAGAAGCGCGCAAACGTTACGCCGAAAAGAAGATCATCGATTATATCGTCAAGGACGGGCATCGCACCGTCGATGCGGTGGTCAAGACCGTCGACCGGATTTTGACCAACCGGCGCTTTTCCGTTCTGGTGGTCGATGATGCGCGCACGGCGCGTTCCGGTCTGGTGGAAATTCTGGAGCGGCAGAATTTCAGGGTCAGCGAGGCCCATTCGGGCAACCGGGCGCTGGAGATCCTGTCGCAGGACCCATCGATCCAGCTCGTCATCACCGATTATCATATGCCTGACATGGACGGTTATGAGCTGACACGCCGCATCTGCGACAGCCGCTCCTCGGAAGATCTGCGGGTGATCGGCATCTCGTCCTCCACGGACCGGCTGCTTTCGGCAAGTTTCCTGAAGGCAGGCGCATCGGATTTCGTCTATCGCCCCTTCGTGCCGGAAGAGTTGCAGTGCCGCATCGACAATAATATCGAAACGCTGAAGCAGCTCAAGCGCCTGCGCGAACTGGCCGAGCGCGACCATCTGACCGGCCTGCCGAACCGCCGCTCCTTCTTCGAGCGTACCCGGGCGTTGATGGATATCATCAACGACAACGATGAAAACGGCGCGGTCGCCATTCTCGATATCGACCATTTCAAGAAGATCAACGATACACTCGGGCACGATGCCGGCGACCGGGCGCTGAAGAAGCTTGCCGAACTGCTGCACGACATGTGCCACGAACAGCGCCATATTCCAGCCCGCCTCGGCGGCGAGGAGTTCGCCGTGTTCCTGCGCGGGCTCGATGCCCATGCCGCCTATCAGTTCTGCGAGGAACTGCGCGGCGCCGTTGAAAGCAATGGCCGCCAGCTCAGCGGCAGCAGCCTGGCGCTGACGATTTCGCTCGGCGTGGTGGAAATCGAAAAGGGCGAACCTTTCGACAACCAGCTGAATGCCGCCGACCAGTTGCTCTATCTCGCCAAGGCGAATGGCCGTAACCGGGTGTATTCCGACGTGATGATCCAGGAAGGCCTGCAGAAGATCGGGCTGAACGGCTGA
- the pssA gene encoding CDP-diacylglycerol--serine O-phosphatidyltransferase: METPIAEPQQNGKQEGRKDSGRGPRLREIPFRLVVPNLITVLAICAGLSGVRLAIEGRFELAVGMVLLAAFLDGIDGRIARMMKATSKFGEQMDSLADIVNFGVAPALVVYAYLLDQARSIGWIAALIYVIAAGLRLARFNVMIERPVKAPWQNEFFVGVPAPMGAMLVLLPVYLGFLGVAPDKPFAYVAAAYTVLIGYLLISRLPVWSGKSGTSRIRRDLVLPMILVVVLYVAMLMSFTWEVLVLTVAAYLVFIPISARLWHRRYGTLTIEEDAHDDANGGNGLDRGI; the protein is encoded by the coding sequence ATGGAAACGCCGATCGCCGAGCCGCAGCAGAACGGAAAACAGGAGGGCCGCAAGGATAGCGGCCGCGGGCCACGCCTGAGGGAAATTCCCTTTCGCCTCGTGGTTCCCAATCTCATCACCGTTCTGGCCATCTGCGCGGGTCTCAGCGGCGTGCGTCTCGCCATCGAGGGCCGCTTCGAACTGGCCGTCGGCATGGTGCTGCTCGCCGCCTTCCTCGACGGCATCGACGGTCGCATCGCCCGCATGATGAAGGCGACTTCCAAATTCGGCGAACAGATGGACAGCCTTGCCGACATCGTCAATTTCGGCGTCGCCCCTGCCCTCGTGGTCTATGCCTATCTGCTCGATCAGGCGCGCTCCATCGGCTGGATTGCCGCGCTCATCTATGTCATTGCCGCCGGGCTGCGGCTGGCACGCTTCAACGTGATGATCGAGCGGCCGGTGAAAGCGCCCTGGCAGAACGAATTCTTCGTGGGCGTTCCGGCTCCCATGGGCGCCATGCTGGTGCTTCTGCCGGTCTATCTCGGCTTCCTCGGCGTGGCGCCGGACAAGCCCTTCGCTTATGTCGCCGCCGCCTATACCGTGCTGATCGGTTATCTCCTCATCAGCCGCCTGCCGGTCTGGTCGGGAAAATCGGGCACCAGCCGCATTCGCCGCGATCTGGTGCTGCCGATGATCCTCGTCGTCGTGCTCTACGTGGCGATGCTGATGAGCTTCACATGGGAAGTGCTGGTTCTGACGGTTGCTGCCTATCTCGTCTTCATTCCCATCAGCGCCCGGCTCTGGCACCGCCGCTACGGCACGCTGACCATCGAAGAAGACGCGCATGATGACGCGAATGGCGGCAACGGCCTCGACCGGGGTATTTAA
- a CDS encoding phosphatidylserine decarboxylase codes for MDATTETGARNLMSLFDTIRNTIVPIHKEGYVFVAAFFVASLVLGWISEPLFWIGLVLTAWCAYFFRDPERVTPQDDDLIISPADGKVSAIQTVVPPLELELGKEPMVRISVFMNVFNCHVNRAPVRGRIVNVAYRPGLFLNAEVDKASEDNERNGLVIESAHGKVGVVQIAGMVARRIVCWVKPNEPVDAGERFGLIRFGSRLDIFLPEGFQPRVSVGQTAVAGETVLAEFGSAKGPVISRRG; via the coding sequence ATAGACGCGACAACGGAAACCGGAGCAAGGAATCTCATGAGTCTGTTCGACACCATTCGCAACACCATCGTACCGATCCACAAGGAAGGTTACGTCTTTGTCGCCGCTTTCTTCGTCGCATCGCTGGTGCTCGGCTGGATCTCCGAACCGCTTTTCTGGATCGGCCTCGTGCTGACGGCCTGGTGCGCCTATTTCTTCCGCGACCCCGAACGCGTTACACCACAGGATGACGACCTGATCATCAGCCCCGCCGATGGCAAGGTTTCCGCCATCCAGACCGTCGTTCCGCCGCTGGAGCTGGAACTCGGCAAGGAGCCGATGGTGCGCATCTCGGTATTCATGAACGTGTTCAACTGCCATGTGAACCGCGCCCCGGTACGCGGCCGCATCGTCAATGTCGCTTACCGCCCCGGCCTCTTCCTCAATGCGGAAGTGGACAAGGCTTCCGAAGACAATGAACGCAACGGCCTCGTCATCGAAAGCGCGCATGGCAAGGTCGGCGTGGTGCAGATCGCCGGCATGGTCGCCCGCCGTATCGTCTGCTGGGTCAAGCCGAATGAACCAGTTGATGCCGGTGAGCGTTTCGGCCTTATCCGTTTCGGTTCGCGCCTCGATATCTTCCTGCCGGAAGGTTTCCAGCCGCGCGTTTCCGTCGGCCAGACGGCCGTTGCCGGTGAAACCGTGCTTGCCGAGTTCGGCTCCGCCAAGGGCCCGGTCATCAGCCGCCGCGGCTGA
- a CDS encoding ABC transporter ATP-binding protein/permease — protein sequence MATKQKTISADSSNPTQTLINLWPYMWPEGRWDLKMRVIWATVFLVVAKLVLISVPYFFKWATDALNGRLDMAGLVPAFLLGAVALVIAYNLTRLIQVGLNQLRDSLFASVGQHAVRQLAYRTFVHMHRLSLRFHLERKTGGLSRVIERGTKGIETIVRFTILNTAPTFIEFLLTAIIFWASYGFSYVLVTVITVWAYIWFTVRASNWRISIRRAMNDSDTDANTKAIDSLLNFETVKYFGNEEMEARRFDVAMERYEKSAISIWTSLGWLNFGQGVIFGIGSTVMMVMSALAVQRGEQTIGDFVFVNALLLQLSVPLNFIGFVYREIRQGLTDIEQMFDLLEVEAEVTDRPDAKPLAAGPGAISFRDVHFAYDPERPILKGVSFDVPAGKTVAIVGPSGAGKSTISRLLYRFYDIQEGAVTIDGQDIRDVTQQSLRSVIGMVPQDTVLFNDTLAYNIRYGRPSATQEEVMAAADAAQISAFIGKLPEGYATMVGERGLKLSGGEKQRVAIARTILKAPPILILDEATSALDTHTEQEIQSALDIVSKNRTTLVIAHRLSTVIHADEIIVLKEGLIAERGTHASLMAQNGLYASMWSRQREAIRAEEMLRQVRETDDLGVVDRGEPAH from the coding sequence ATGGCCACGAAGCAAAAAACCATTTCGGCAGATTCCAGCAATCCGACCCAGACCCTGATCAATCTCTGGCCCTATATGTGGCCGGAGGGCCGGTGGGACCTGAAAATGCGGGTGATCTGGGCCACCGTGTTCCTTGTTGTCGCCAAGCTGGTGCTGATCTCGGTTCCCTATTTCTTCAAATGGGCGACGGATGCGCTGAACGGCCGTCTGGACATGGCGGGTCTTGTTCCCGCCTTCCTGCTCGGCGCCGTGGCGCTGGTCATCGCCTATAATCTGACACGGCTGATCCAGGTCGGGCTCAACCAGCTGCGCGATTCGCTATTTGCCAGCGTCGGCCAGCATGCGGTGCGCCAGCTCGCCTACAGGACCTTCGTGCACATGCACCGGCTTTCGCTGCGTTTCCATCTGGAGCGCAAGACCGGCGGGCTTTCGCGGGTTATCGAGCGTGGCACCAAGGGCATTGAAACCATTGTCCGTTTCACCATCCTCAATACCGCGCCGACCTTCATCGAATTCCTGCTGACAGCGATTATCTTCTGGGCTTCCTACGGTTTCTCCTATGTGCTGGTCACGGTCATCACCGTCTGGGCCTATATCTGGTTCACGGTCAGGGCCAGCAACTGGCGCATCTCCATCCGCCGCGCCATGAATGACAGCGATACCGACGCCAACACCAAGGCAATCGACTCGCTTCTGAATTTCGAGACCGTCAAATATTTCGGCAATGAGGAGATGGAGGCGCGCCGTTTCGACGTCGCCATGGAGCGTTACGAAAAATCGGCGATCTCGATCTGGACATCGCTTGGCTGGCTGAACTTCGGCCAGGGCGTGATCTTCGGCATCGGCTCCACCGTCATGATGGTGATGTCGGCGCTTGCCGTGCAGCGCGGCGAACAGACGATCGGCGATTTCGTGTTCGTCAATGCGCTTTTGCTGCAGCTCTCGGTGCCGCTCAATTTCATCGGCTTTGTCTATCGTGAAATCCGCCAGGGCCTGACCGATATCGAACAGATGTTCGATCTTCTGGAGGTGGAGGCGGAAGTCACCGACAGGCCGGATGCAAAGCCGCTCGCGGCCGGCCCCGGTGCGATCTCCTTCCGCGACGTGCATTTTGCCTATGACCCCGAAAGGCCGATTTTGAAGGGCGTTTCCTTCGACGTGCCGGCCGGCAAGACGGTGGCGATCGTCGGGCCTTCGGGGGCGGGAAAATCGACGATCTCGCGGCTGCTTTATCGTTTCTACGATATTCAGGAAGGCGCCGTCACAATCGACGGGCAGGATATTCGCGACGTGACGCAACAGAGCCTGCGTTCGGTGATCGGCATGGTGCCGCAGGATACGGTGCTGTTCAACGACACGCTTGCCTACAACATCCGTTACGGCCGCCCCTCGGCAACGCAGGAGGAGGTGATGGCCGCAGCGGATGCGGCGCAGATCAGCGCCTTCATCGGCAAGCTGCCGGAAGGTTACGCCACCATGGTCGGCGAACGGGGTCTGAAACTGTCGGGTGGTGAAAAGCAGCGCGTGGCGATTGCCCGAACCATCCTCAAGGCCCCGCCGATCCTCATTCTCGATGAGGCGACTTCGGCGCTCGATACGCATACCGAGCAGGAGATCCAGAGCGCGCTCGATATCGTCTCGAAGAACCGCACCACACTGGTCATCGCTCATCGTCTCTCGACGGTCATCCACGCCGACGAAATCATCGTGCTGAAGGAAGGGCTGATCGCCGAGCGGGGCACGCACGCCTCGCTGATGGCGCAGAACGGCCTCTACGCCTCGATGTGGAGCCGCCAGCGCGAAGCCATCCGGGCGGAAGAGATGTTGCGCCAAGTTCGCGAAACCGACGATCTCGGGGTCGTGGACCGCGGCGAACCCGCGCACTAA